The Pygocentrus nattereri isolate fPygNat1 chromosome 2, fPygNat1.pri, whole genome shotgun sequence genome has a window encoding:
- the LOC108413497 gene encoding LOW QUALITY PROTEIN: mannose-specific lectin-like (The sequence of the model RefSeq protein was modified relative to this genomic sequence to represent the inferred CDS: substituted 1 base at 1 genomic stop codon), which translates to MSSNYMSKYDELRKGDXLWSNNREWKAVFQEDGNFAIYGWRQVWSSDTGGMRDAHRLCMQDDCNLFIYKRDNKVLWQTKSQVSGAFKVCHLYLRNDGNLVIERDGEEVWNSAQSKGYK; encoded by the exons ATGAGCTCAAACTACATGTCCAAATATGATGAGCTCCGCAAGGGAGACTAACTGTGGTCCAACAACAGAGAGTGGAAGGCTGTTTTCCAG GAGGACGGCAACTTTGCCATCTATGGCTGGAGACAGGTGTGGTCCTCCGACACTGGTGGCATGAGGGATGCCCACCGCCTGTGCATGCAGGATGACTGCAACCTTTTCATATACAAGAGGGACAACAAGGTGCTGTGGCAGACAAAGAGCCAGGTGTCTGGGGCCTTCAAGGTGTGCCATCTGTACCTGCGCAATGACGGCAACCTGGTCAttgagagagacggagaggaggTGTGGAACTCAGCCCAGTCTAAAGGTTACAAGTAA
- the LOC108413496 gene encoding mannose-specific lectin-like isoform X1 — protein sequence MPIAKHRLERAMSRNYISKYNELRKGDYLCSNNKEYKAVFQEDGNFVIYGWKPVWSSDTGVKDAHCLCMQDTCNLVMYRKDDKAVWHTNTLYLRNDSILVIEKDGEEVWNSALSRGQK from the exons ATGCCTATTGCCAAGCATAGACTAGAGAG agCCATGAGCAGGAACTACATCTCGAAGTACAATGAGCTCCGCAAGGGTGACTACCTGTGTTCCAACAACAAGGAGTACAAAGCAGTCTTTCAG GAAGATGGTAACTTTGTCATCTATGGCTGGAAGCCAGTGTGGTCATCTGACACAGGCGTGAAAGATGCCCACTGCCTGTGCATGCAGGACACCTGCAACCTGGTCATGTATAGGAAGGACGACAAGGCTGTGTGGCACACCAACACTCTGTACCTGCGCAATGACAGCATCCTGGTCATTGAGAAGGATGGAGAGGAGGTGTGGAACTCGGCCCTGTCCAGGGGGCAGAAGTGA
- the klhl18 gene encoding kelch-like protein 18: protein MTMGDMIFEELEDLMHFSVHDLPARGYSVMEEIRRQGKLCDVTLKVGEHKFSAHRIVLAASIPYFHAMFTNDMVECKQDEIVMQGMDPSALEALINFAYNGHIAIDQQNVQALLIGASFLQLQNVKDACCTFLQERLHPKNCLGVRQFAETMMCTGLYDAANSFVHQHFVEVSVSEEFLSLRPEEVLELVGCDELNVKAEEQVFEAILAWVRHQREERESCLPELLSKTRLPLCRPQFLADRVQQDELVRCCHKCRDLVDEAKDYHLMPERRPHLPAFKTRQRCCTSIAGLIYAVGGLNSAGDSLNVVEVFDPIGNCWERCQPMSTARSRVGVAVVNGLLYAIGGYDGTSRLSTVEVYNPETDTWTKVASMNSQRSAMGTVVVDGHIYVCGGYDGKSSLSSVECYSPETDRWTIVTEMSASRSAAGVTVFEGRIFVSGGHDGLQIFNTVEYYNQHTALWHPVAPMMNKRCRHGAASLGSQLYIAGGYDGSGFLSGAEVYSSVADQWSHLVPMNTRRSRVSLVANCGHLYAVGGYDGQSNLNSVEMYDPETNRWTFMAPMVCHEGGVGVGCIPLQPA from the exons ATGACGATGGGTGACATGATATTCGAGGAGCTGGAggatttaatgcatttttccGTCCACGATTTACCAGCGCGTGGATATTCAGTCATGGAGGAGATCCGGCGACAGGGGAAACTCTGCGATGTCACGCTGAAG gtGGGAGAGCACAAGTTTAGTGCCCACCGGATAGTTCTGGCTGCTTCCATTCCTTACTTTCACGCCATGTTCACCAACGACATGGTAGAGTGCAAACAAGATGAAATCGTCATGCAAGGCATGGATCCCAG TGCACTTGAGGCTCTCATCAATTTCGCATATAATGGACACATAGCTATAGACCAGCAGAACGTTCAGGCACTCCTGATCGGAGCCAGTTTCCTGCAGCTGCAGAATGTCAAGGACGCCTGCTGCACTTTCCTTCAAGAGAG ATTGCATCCAAAGAACTGCCTGGGTGTGCGCCAGTTTGCAGAGACCATGATGTGCACAGGCCTGTATGATGCAGCCAACAGCTTTGTGCACCAGCACTTTGTGGAGGTGTCCGTATCGGAAGAGTTTCTGAGTTTACGGCCGGAGGAGGTGCTGGAGCTGGTGGGCTGTGATGAACTCAATGTCAAAGCTGAGGAACAG GTTTTTGAGGCCATCCTTGCGTGGGTACGACATCAGAGGGAGGAGCGAGAGTCCTGCCTGCCGGAGCTGCTCTCAAAGACTAGACTGCCCCTGTGCCGACCGCAGTTCCTGGCTGACCGAGTCCAGCAGGACGAGCTCGTGCGCTGCTGCCACAAATGCAG agatctaGTAGACGAGGCAAAGGATTACCACTTAATGCCAGAGCGTCGGCCACACCTGCCTGCCTTCAAGACGCGGCAAAGGTGCTGCACATCCATCGCGGGTTTAATCTATGCTGTCGGAGGCCTCAACAGTGCAG GTGACtcattaaatgttgtggaagTGTTTGACCCGATTGGTAACTGCTGGGAGCGCTGTCAGCCCATGAGCACAGCACGGAGTCGTGTGGGTGTGGCTGTGGTAAATGGACTGCTTTATGCCATTGGAGGATACGACGGCACATCTCGGCTCAGCACAGTTGAAGTCTACAACCCAGAAACAGACACATGGACCAAGGTAGCCAGCATGAATAGCCAGCGCAG TGCAATGGGAACAGTCGTAGTCGATGGACACATATATGTTTGTGGTGGTTACGATGGCAAGTCTTCGCTCAGTTCAGTAGAGTGTTATTCTCCAGAAACTGACAG ATGGACGATAGTAACAGAGATGAGTGCAAGTCGAAGTGCAGCAGGTGTGACAGTATTTGAAGGAAGGATATTCGTTTCAGGTGGACATGATGGTCTACAGATTTTTAACACG GTGGAGTACTATAACCAGCACACTGCCCTCTGGCACCCAGTGGCTCCCATGATGAACAAGCGCTGTCGGCATGGCGCTGCATCTCTGGGCAGTCAGCTATACATCGCTGGAGGCTACGACGGCTCTGGCTTCCTGAGTGGTGCCGAAGTTTACAGCTCTGTGGCTGATCAGTGGAGCCACCTAGTGCCTATGAACACGCGCCGCAGCCGCGTTTCCCTGGTGGCCAACTGCGGCCATCTCTATGCTGTGGGAGGGTACGATGGACAGTCCAACCTTAATTCTGTCGAAATGTATGACCCCGAGACCAACCGTTGGACATTTATGGCACCCATGGTCTGCCATGAAGGCGGGGTTGGGGTCGGGTGTATACCCCTTCAGCCAGCCTAG
- the LOC108413496 gene encoding mannose-specific lectin-like isoform X2, which translates to MSRNYISKYNELRKGDYLCSNNKEYKAVFQEDGNFVIYGWKPVWSSDTGVKDAHCLCMQDTCNLVMYRKDDKAVWHTNTLYLRNDSILVIEKDGEEVWNSALSRGQK; encoded by the exons ATGAGCAGGAACTACATCTCGAAGTACAATGAGCTCCGCAAGGGTGACTACCTGTGTTCCAACAACAAGGAGTACAAAGCAGTCTTTCAG GAAGATGGTAACTTTGTCATCTATGGCTGGAAGCCAGTGTGGTCATCTGACACAGGCGTGAAAGATGCCCACTGCCTGTGCATGCAGGACACCTGCAACCTGGTCATGTATAGGAAGGACGACAAGGCTGTGTGGCACACCAACACTCTGTACCTGCGCAATGACAGCATCCTGGTCATTGAGAAGGATGGAGAGGAGGTGTGGAACTCGGCCCTGTCCAGGGGGCAGAAGTGA